In Euwallacea similis isolate ESF13 chromosome 5, ESF131.1, whole genome shotgun sequence, a single window of DNA contains:
- the LOC136408939 gene encoding uncharacterized protein gives MASIITSDDETSEDYSSYCSPVSSSYDSTHATHNSEYSENSHSASPNIVKSLINRERYGRNAKGPRAKTEPIFRHIHPNCGIPLTQLLTNFDSLSHVYMGFTLCGQYLLSFTVKEQPPPPNQSLLSAIMYLASYEYILHVWKFNPCEKLQYVSHHKIFNHIQGPCHLDRIMFMQFPNDMHKVVCYGYAETNTPDLFHISILTLPSPTGCMHCFDSLPSSGESDHRGWCAKHGFIVHYMFATSQPAPIFDPKISLSFPDHLVINTGYHIHILNISTTNPPMNDWLGGNASPSAPNPVSNDMFSDVSESTSDYFGANSVVDAILEDFSEYDLDSSEGNKPFHELNISCEPLNVTAKSYHNTLVKNIFDPRIKRLQNGIRDYVFSVPHASNQKPPEKNKVVDKNVAEKAYEFTEENEKYEKISLFRKKRLADKKYEFSEDNSENIVPLHILRRERRYLYRTQSRSIRSPEFNSLFLSPRSPGWRSPMQSPSSRSGQFSPSGACHIYCTSVRNSPYHSKSPISPRDLARKVNVYSPSLDGDCSDSESRLVLKASVNFPTYCHHNDNRFNQSGLLIVDPNLETGKWFKKVVRRYSNGDFENSSLLSGQSRDDCNNPIEVPLLVQSLTDQHLDIVPEYKANHETDRQIIVSQRSMDCEQFVQRRAQALCFDANLQFMHCQDYDVRILCVCPLNGEILGQVVIKIAAINPSEPHPRLQKYWSYFLFTWNISTDDFEVVDSHKVRKLFTGDLPFKLSMEGCFNSLCLHDKEPLNIPKVEPPKFHCNEAWVLTYDGALESKKFIRDSKNLFEIYLYEDDSV, from the exons atggcGTCGATAATAACATCGGACGATGAAACTTCTGAGGATTATTCATCATATTGTTCCCCAGTAAGTTCCAGCTATGATTCCACGCACGCAACACATAACTCAGAATATTCAGAGAATTCCCATTCGGCCAGCCCCAACATTGTGAAAAGTCTGATAAACCGAGAA agGTACGGCCGTAATGCCAAAGGCCCCAGGGCCAAGACTGAACCGATATTTCGGCACATACACCCAAACTGTGGGATTCCTCTAACACAGTTACTCACCAATTTTGATTCATT atCTCATGTTTATATGGGATTTACCCTTTGTGGTCAATACCTTTTGAGTTTTACTGTCAAAGAGCAGCCACCTCCTCCTAATCAAAGCCTTTTAAGTGCCATCATGTATTTGGCAAGCTATGAATATATCTTGCATGTGTGGAAGTTTAACCCATGTGAGAAACTGCAATATGTCTCACATCATAAGATATTCAATCACATCCAAGGACCTTGCCATTTGGATAGGATTATGTTTATGCAGTTCCCAAATGATATGCATAAAGTTGTGTGTTATGGATATGCAGA aacaAACACTCCAGATCTATTCCACATAAGCATATTAACTCTGCCTTCACCAACTGGCTGTATGCATTGCTTCGACTCATTACCCTCAAGCGGAG AATCTGACCACCGCGGTTGGTGCGCCAAGCACGGTTTTATAGTTCACTACATGTTTGCAACTAGCCAACCAGCTCCCATTTTCGATCCTAAGATCTCCCTTAGTTTTCCTGATCATTTGGTTATCAACACGGGTTATCATATtcacattttaaacatttccaCAACGAATCCTCCTATGAACGATTGGCTTGGCGGAAACGCCAGTCCAAGTGCTCCTAATCCCGTTTCCAACGATATGTTTAGTGATGTGTCGGAGTCGACCAGTGACTATTTCGGAGCTAATAGCGTGGTTGATGCCATATTAGAGGACTTTAGTGAGTATGATTTAGATTCTTCCGAGGGTAATAAGCCGTTTCACGAGCTAAATATTAGTTGTGAACCTTTAAACGTTACGGCTAAAAGCTACCATAATACGCTGGTTAAGAATATTTTCGATCCGCGGATAAAACGGTTACAGAACGGTATTAGGGATTACGTGTTTTCAGTTCCACACGCGTCTAATCAAAAACCTccggaaaaaaataaagtggttGATAAAAACGTTGCCGAGAAGGCGTATGAGTTCACCGAagagaatgaaaaatatgagaaaataaGTCTGTTTAGAAAGAAACGCTTAGCTGataaaaaatacgaattttCGGAAGATAACAGCGAAAATATAGTGCCATTACATATCTTGCGTAGAGAGCGGAGATACTTATATCGCACCCAAAGTCGCAGTATTCGCTCACCGgaatttaattctctttttctAAGTCCGCGCTCTCCTGGCTGGAGGTCTCCCATGCAAAGCCCTAGCTCACGAAGCGGGCAATTTTCTCCTAGTGGCGCATGTCACATTTACTGCACATCCGTCCGAAATTCGCCTTACCATTCCAAATCCCCTATCAGTCCTAGAGATTTAGCCCGAAAAGTGAACGTATACTCCCCGAGTTTGGACGGGGATTGTTCAGATTCGGAGAGTCGTCTGGTGCTGAAAGCGTCGGTGAACTTTCCTACTTATTGTCACCATAACGACAATCGTTTTAACCAGAGCGGATTACTTATAGTGGACCCCAATCTAGAGACGGGAAAATGGTTCAAGAAGGTTGTGCGGCGGTATTCCAACGGGGATTTCGAGAATAGTTCACTGTTGTCTGGGCAAAGTAGag ATGACTGTAACAATCCAATTGAGGTTCCTTTGCTTGTACAAAGCTTGACTGATCAACACCTAGATATTGTCCCTGAATACAAAGCCAACCACGAGACTGACAGACAAATTATAGTGAGCCAGAGATCGATGGACTGTGAGCAATTCGTTCAAAGACGAGCCCAGGCCTTGTGCTTTGATGCCAATCTACAATTTATGCACTGCCAAGACTATGACGTTAGAATTTTATGC GTGTGTCCTTTGAATGGAGAAATCTTAGGGCAAGTCGTGATCAAAATAGCTGCTATCAATCCCTCTGAACCTCACCCCAGACTCCAAAAGTACTGGAGTTATTTTCTCTTCACGTGGAACATCAGCACTGACGACTTTGAGGTTGTCGATTCGCATAAAGTCAGGAAATTATTTACAGGGGACCTTCCTTTTAAACTGTCCATGGAAGGCTGTTTCAACAGTTTATGTTTACATGATAAGGAACCTCTTAATATTCCTAAGGTGGAACCGCCAAAGTTCCATTGCAACGAGGCCTGGGTATTGACTTATGACGGCGCTCTAGAGTCGAAGAAATTTATCAGGGATTCGAagaatttgtttgaaatttatttg tatGAAGATGATTCAGTTTAG
- the LOC136409001 gene encoding uncharacterized protein isoform X2, whose protein sequence is MDHAAKKPKTEDLEVTGVSRSGRVRKKSSKLMDFESPDDIERSYAKKPSATKRSESFEMSPHKKAVKLDDTFPKDPPAYESFMNQDNLSDSEFGSDYEQPVNTTESSVDDSVESESDFDESEGGFKRLDSSRKKQLVIKDGKIIKGDKYKVKDKGPLTPFQPSITSYEHVNISPPSPRNKEAYKVNGIKPIDVAAHLKLLGESLTIIGERLKEHEIAVSGSLSVLLDSLLCALGPLLCLTQLIPELRENCCTPEQLLSTLDNVAFIMPGL, encoded by the exons ATGGATCATGCAGCCAAGAAGCCAAAGACGGAAG ATCTAGAGGTAACAGGTGTGTCACGTAGTGGCAGAGTACGAAAGAAGTCTTCAAAACTAATGGATTTTGAATCTCCAGACGATATTGAAAGAAGTTATGCCAAAAAACCTTCAGCGACTAAGAGATCTGAATCGTTTGAAATGTCTCCTCACAAAAAAGCTGTAAAGCTGGATGAT ACATTTCCAAAGGATCCACCTGCCTATGAAAGTTTCATGAACCAAGACAATCTAAGTGACTCGGAGTTCGGGAGTGATTATGAACAGCCAGTAAACACTACTGAATCCAGTGTAGATGATTCAGTAGAGTCAGAGAGCGATTTCGACGAATCTGAAGGCGGTTTCAAACGATTGGATTCTTCAAGAAAGAAGCAGCTTGTTATTAAGGATGGGAAGATAATTAAGGGTGATAAATATAAAGTGAAAGATAAGG gTCCTTTAACTCCCTTCCAACCTAGCATTACCTCATACGAACACGTAAATATTTCTCCCCCGAGCCCCAGGAACAAAGAGGCCTATAAAGTAAACGGTATTAAACCAATAGATGTTGCAgcccatttaaaattactggGGGAAAGTCTCACTATTATCGGTGAACGATTGAAGGAACACGAG ATTGCAGTATCCGGAAGCCTGTCAGTATTATTGGATTCTTTACTATGCGCTTTGGGGCCTCTCCTTTGCCTGACTCAATTAATACCGGAACTCCGAGAAAACTGTTGCACCCCAGAACAGCTTCTCAGCACTTTAGATAACGTTGCGTTCATTATGCCCGGTCTTTAG
- the LOC136409001 gene encoding uncharacterized protein isoform X3 — translation MDHAAKKPKTEDLEVTGVSRSGRVRKKSSKLMDFESPDDIERSYAKKPSATKRSESFEMSPHKKAVKLDDDPPAYESFMNQDNLSDSEFGSDYEQPVNTTESSVDDSVESESDFDESEGGFKRLDSSRKKQLVIKDGKIIKGDKYKVKDKGPLTPFQPSITSYEHVNISPPSPRNKEAYKVNGIKPIDVAAHLKLLGESLTIIGERLKEHEGQIAVSGSLSVLLDSLLCALGPLLCLTQLIPELRENCCTPEQLLSTLDNVAFIMPGL, via the exons ATGGATCATGCAGCCAAGAAGCCAAAGACGGAAG ATCTAGAGGTAACAGGTGTGTCACGTAGTGGCAGAGTACGAAAGAAGTCTTCAAAACTAATGGATTTTGAATCTCCAGACGATATTGAAAGAAGTTATGCCAAAAAACCTTCAGCGACTAAGAGATCTGAATCGTTTGAAATGTCTCCTCACAAAAAAGCTGTAAAGCTGGATGAT GATCCACCTGCCTATGAAAGTTTCATGAACCAAGACAATCTAAGTGACTCGGAGTTCGGGAGTGATTATGAACAGCCAGTAAACACTACTGAATCCAGTGTAGATGATTCAGTAGAGTCAGAGAGCGATTTCGACGAATCTGAAGGCGGTTTCAAACGATTGGATTCTTCAAGAAAGAAGCAGCTTGTTATTAAGGATGGGAAGATAATTAAGGGTGATAAATATAAAGTGAAAGATAAGG gTCCTTTAACTCCCTTCCAACCTAGCATTACCTCATACGAACACGTAAATATTTCTCCCCCGAGCCCCAGGAACAAAGAGGCCTATAAAGTAAACGGTATTAAACCAATAGATGTTGCAgcccatttaaaattactggGGGAAAGTCTCACTATTATCGGTGAACGATTGAAGGAACACGAG GGACAGATTGCAGTATCCGGAAGCCTGTCAGTATTATTGGATTCTTTACTATGCGCTTTGGGGCCTCTCCTTTGCCTGACTCAATTAATACCGGAACTCCGAGAAAACTGTTGCACCCCAGAACAGCTTCTCAGCACTTTAGATAACGTTGCGTTCATTATGCCCGGTCTTTAG
- the LOC136409001 gene encoding uncharacterized protein isoform X1: MDHAAKKPKTEDLEVTGVSRSGRVRKKSSKLMDFESPDDIERSYAKKPSATKRSESFEMSPHKKAVKLDDTFPKDPPAYESFMNQDNLSDSEFGSDYEQPVNTTESSVDDSVESESDFDESEGGFKRLDSSRKKQLVIKDGKIIKGDKYKVKDKGPLTPFQPSITSYEHVNISPPSPRNKEAYKVNGIKPIDVAAHLKLLGESLTIIGERLKEHEGQIAVSGSLSVLLDSLLCALGPLLCLTQLIPELRENCCTPEQLLSTLDNVAFIMPGL, encoded by the exons ATGGATCATGCAGCCAAGAAGCCAAAGACGGAAG ATCTAGAGGTAACAGGTGTGTCACGTAGTGGCAGAGTACGAAAGAAGTCTTCAAAACTAATGGATTTTGAATCTCCAGACGATATTGAAAGAAGTTATGCCAAAAAACCTTCAGCGACTAAGAGATCTGAATCGTTTGAAATGTCTCCTCACAAAAAAGCTGTAAAGCTGGATGAT ACATTTCCAAAGGATCCACCTGCCTATGAAAGTTTCATGAACCAAGACAATCTAAGTGACTCGGAGTTCGGGAGTGATTATGAACAGCCAGTAAACACTACTGAATCCAGTGTAGATGATTCAGTAGAGTCAGAGAGCGATTTCGACGAATCTGAAGGCGGTTTCAAACGATTGGATTCTTCAAGAAAGAAGCAGCTTGTTATTAAGGATGGGAAGATAATTAAGGGTGATAAATATAAAGTGAAAGATAAGG gTCCTTTAACTCCCTTCCAACCTAGCATTACCTCATACGAACACGTAAATATTTCTCCCCCGAGCCCCAGGAACAAAGAGGCCTATAAAGTAAACGGTATTAAACCAATAGATGTTGCAgcccatttaaaattactggGGGAAAGTCTCACTATTATCGGTGAACGATTGAAGGAACACGAG GGACAGATTGCAGTATCCGGAAGCCTGTCAGTATTATTGGATTCTTTACTATGCGCTTTGGGGCCTCTCCTTTGCCTGACTCAATTAATACCGGAACTCCGAGAAAACTGTTGCACCCCAGAACAGCTTCTCAGCACTTTAGATAACGTTGCGTTCATTATGCCCGGTCTTTAG
- the LOC136408999 gene encoding U3 small nucleolar ribonucleoprotein protein IMP4 translates to MLRRQARLRREYLYRKTIEDRQKTIQDNKNRIQKNLEENTAIRGDLQKKAIHYSKKLEWEDAGPAQATLMGGESGGATANSQDDEYRFAGVEDPKIVITTSRDPSARLKMFVKELRLIFPNAQRLNRGNYEMKQLISACRANDVTDFIIVHEHRGVPDGLIICHLPYGPTAYFNMSDVVMRHDIPDIGTMSEQYPHLIFHNFKTSLGERVMNILKYLFPVPKEDSKRIVTFANHDDYISFRQHTYKTVNREIEMSELGPRFQLKLYEIKLGTLDMADAADTEWALRPYMNTSVKRRFLSQDDGWRQDDEPNNF, encoded by the exons ATGCTTCGTCGACAAGCTCGTTTAAGACGTGAATATCTATACCGAAAAACCATTGAAGACAGACAGAAAACCATTCAAGACAACAAGAACAGAATCCagaaaaatttagaagaaaacaCGGCTATACGCGGCGATTTGCAAAAGAAAGCCATACATTACTCAAAGAAACTTGAATGGGAAGATGCAGGACCGGCACAAGCAACTTTAATGGGGGGTGAAAGTGGTGGAGCAACAGCAAACTCACAAGATGACGAATACCGATTTGCTGGTGTAGAGGATCCCAAAATCGTCATTACCACTTCAAGAGACCCCAGTGCAAgactaaaaatgtttgttaaagAACTGCGTTTGATTTTTCCCAATGCTCAAAGACTTAATCgtggaaattatgaaatgaaaCAACTGATAAGTGCTTGCAGAGCCAATGATGTGACAGACTTTATAATTGTACATGAACACAGAGGAGTTCCTGATGGACTCATTATATGCCACCTCCCTTATGGCCCCACTGCTTATTTTAACATGTCAGATGTAGTTATGAGGCATGATATTCCTGATATTGGCACAATGTCAGAACAATATCCTCATCTGATATTTCACAATTTCAAAACAAGTTTAGGAGAAAGagttatgaatattttaaaatacctaTTTCCAGTGCCTAAGGAAGATTCCAAACGGATAGTCACATTTGCCAATCATGATGATTATATCAGTTTTAGGCAGCACACATATAAGACTGTTAATAGAGAG attgagATGTCAGAGCTGGGACCTCGATTTCAGTTAAAACTTTACGAAATCAAATTGGGAACATTAGATATGGCAGATGCTGCGGATACCGAATGGGCTTTAAGGCCTTACATGAATACTTCAGTGAAGAGGAGGTTTTTAAGTCAAGATGATGGTTGGAGACAAGATGATGAACctaataatttctaa
- the LOC136408998 gene encoding BTB/POZ domain-containing protein KCTD9 isoform X2 → MSAKIRKIKLLKNGVDPKGVQPETIIMPESSEDFYNTIKSLSPGISNIRLFLEDATELNSIDFIRNNDTIYYASDGEEFVEPKLNLPTDNNEWVTLNIDDNNLFCPSSRDKNGAYLIDRSPKYFEPILNYLRCGQLLYDKHINPEGILAEARFFGIESIVPMLESILNDTRESRDQAPLTRRDVVDTLIRSSTSETLRFQGVNLAGADLSKLDLRSINFKYANMQRCNLTGANLSWCCLERADLSHAILDNAQLLGVRGLRAIMEGASMKNCNFKDPAGIRTNLEGVNLKGACLEDSDMGSVNLRIANCKNANLKNCDLRAAVLAGADLENCDLSGSDLHEANLRGANLKDAAFELMLTPLHMSQTIR, encoded by the exons ATGTCTGCAAAAATACGGAAAATTAAACTCTTGAAGAATGGTGTGGATCCTAAAGGGGTCCAACCTGAG ACTATTATAATGCCTGAATCGTCTGAGGACTTTTACAACACAATTAAAAGCCTTTCCCCTGGTATTAGCAATATTCGACTGTTTCTTGAAGATGCAACTGAGCTGAATAGTATTGATTTCATTAGAAATAATGATACAATATATTATGCATCAGATGGAGAGGAATTTGTAGAACCTAAACTAAACCTTCCGACGGACAATAACGAATGGGTGACTTTAAATATTG ATGACAATAACCTTTTTTGTCCTAGTAGTAGAGACAAGAATGGAGCGTATCTTATTGATCGTAgtccaaaatattttgaaccaatattaaattatctgAGATGTGGTCAGTTACTATATGATAAGCATATAAACCCAGAAGGAATCCTAGCTGAAGCTAGATTCTTTGGTATAGAATCAATAGTTCCAATGTTAGAATCTATTCTTAATGACACGCGAGAATCGAGGGATCAGGCACCCTTAACTAGAAGGGATGTTGTAGATACGCTTATAAGGAGTTCAACCTCAGAAACATTAAGGTTTCAAGGCGTGAATTTGGCAGGCGCTGATCTAAGCAAACTGGATCTTAGatcaatcaattttaaatatgctAACATGCAGCGTTGTAATTTAACAGGGGCAAATCTCAGTTGGTGCTGCTTGGAGAGAGCTGACCTGTCACATGCAATTTTGGATAATGCTCAACTTTTAG GGGTACGAGGACTTAGAGCAATAATGGAAGGCGCCTCCATGAAAAACTGTAACTTTAAAGACCCTGCTGGTATAAGAACCAATCTGGAAGGAGTTAATCTTAAgggagcttgtctagaggacaGTGATATGGGGAGTGTAAATCTTCGAATtgcaaattgcaaaaatgcaaatttgaaaaactgtgATTTAAGGGCTGCCGTTCTTGCAGGAGCTGATTTGGAG AACTGTGATTTATCAGGTAGTGATTTACATGAAGCCAATTTACGAGGAGCTAATTTAAAAGATGCCGCATTTGAGTTAATGCTCACGCCATTGCACATGAGTCAGACCATccgataa
- the LOC136408998 gene encoding BTB/POZ domain-containing protein KCTD9 isoform X1, which produces MSAKIRKIKLLKNGVDPKGVQPETIIMPESSEDFYNTIKSLSPGISNIRLFLEDATELNSIDFIRNNDTIYYASDGEEFVEPKLNLPTDNNEWVTLNIGGKYFTTSKKTLTMTEPQSMLARMFSDDNNLFCPSSRDKNGAYLIDRSPKYFEPILNYLRCGQLLYDKHINPEGILAEARFFGIESIVPMLESILNDTRESRDQAPLTRRDVVDTLIRSSTSETLRFQGVNLAGADLSKLDLRSINFKYANMQRCNLTGANLSWCCLERADLSHAILDNAQLLGVRGLRAIMEGASMKNCNFKDPAGIRTNLEGVNLKGACLEDSDMGSVNLRIANCKNANLKNCDLRAAVLAGADLENCDLSGSDLHEANLRGANLKDAAFELMLTPLHMSQTIR; this is translated from the exons ATGTCTGCAAAAATACGGAAAATTAAACTCTTGAAGAATGGTGTGGATCCTAAAGGGGTCCAACCTGAG ACTATTATAATGCCTGAATCGTCTGAGGACTTTTACAACACAATTAAAAGCCTTTCCCCTGGTATTAGCAATATTCGACTGTTTCTTGAAGATGCAACTGAGCTGAATAGTATTGATTTCATTAGAAATAATGATACAATATATTATGCATCAGATGGAGAGGAATTTGTAGAACCTAAACTAAACCTTCCGACGGACAATAACGAATGGGTGACTTTAAATATTGGTGGAAAGTACTTTACTACAtcaaaaaaaaccttaaccATGACTGAGCCACAGAGCATGTTAGCAAGGATGTTTTCAGATGACAATAACCTTTTTTGTCCTAGTAGTAGAGACAAGAATGGAGCGTATCTTATTGATCGTAgtccaaaatattttgaaccaatattaaattatctgAGATGTGGTCAGTTACTATATGATAAGCATATAAACCCAGAAGGAATCCTAGCTGAAGCTAGATTCTTTGGTATAGAATCAATAGTTCCAATGTTAGAATCTATTCTTAATGACACGCGAGAATCGAGGGATCAGGCACCCTTAACTAGAAGGGATGTTGTAGATACGCTTATAAGGAGTTCAACCTCAGAAACATTAAGGTTTCAAGGCGTGAATTTGGCAGGCGCTGATCTAAGCAAACTGGATCTTAGatcaatcaattttaaatatgctAACATGCAGCGTTGTAATTTAACAGGGGCAAATCTCAGTTGGTGCTGCTTGGAGAGAGCTGACCTGTCACATGCAATTTTGGATAATGCTCAACTTTTAG GGGTACGAGGACTTAGAGCAATAATGGAAGGCGCCTCCATGAAAAACTGTAACTTTAAAGACCCTGCTGGTATAAGAACCAATCTGGAAGGAGTTAATCTTAAgggagcttgtctagaggacaGTGATATGGGGAGTGTAAATCTTCGAATtgcaaattgcaaaaatgcaaatttgaaaaactgtgATTTAAGGGCTGCCGTTCTTGCAGGAGCTGATTTGGAG AACTGTGATTTATCAGGTAGTGATTTACATGAAGCCAATTTACGAGGAGCTAATTTAAAAGATGCCGCATTTGAGTTAATGCTCACGCCATTGCACATGAGTCAGACCATccgataa
- the LOC136408998 gene encoding BTB/POZ domain-containing protein KCTD9 isoform X3 encodes MVWILKGSNLRNNDTIYYASDGEEFVEPKLNLPTDNNEWVTLNIGGKYFTTSKKTLTMTEPQSMLARMFSDDNNLFCPSSRDKNGAYLIDRSPKYFEPILNYLRCGQLLYDKHINPEGILAEARFFGIESIVPMLESILNDTRESRDQAPLTRRDVVDTLIRSSTSETLRFQGVNLAGADLSKLDLRSINFKYANMQRCNLTGANLSWCCLERADLSHAILDNAQLLGVRGLRAIMEGASMKNCNFKDPAGIRTNLEGVNLKGACLEDSDMGSVNLRIANCKNANLKNCDLRAAVLAGADLENCDLSGSDLHEANLRGANLKDAAFELMLTPLHMSQTIR; translated from the exons ATGGTGTGGATCCTAAAGGGGTCCAACCTGAG AAATAATGATACAATATATTATGCATCAGATGGAGAGGAATTTGTAGAACCTAAACTAAACCTTCCGACGGACAATAACGAATGGGTGACTTTAAATATTGGTGGAAAGTACTTTACTACAtcaaaaaaaaccttaaccATGACTGAGCCACAGAGCATGTTAGCAAGGATGTTTTCAGATGACAATAACCTTTTTTGTCCTAGTAGTAGAGACAAGAATGGAGCGTATCTTATTGATCGTAgtccaaaatattttgaaccaatattaaattatctgAGATGTGGTCAGTTACTATATGATAAGCATATAAACCCAGAAGGAATCCTAGCTGAAGCTAGATTCTTTGGTATAGAATCAATAGTTCCAATGTTAGAATCTATTCTTAATGACACGCGAGAATCGAGGGATCAGGCACCCTTAACTAGAAGGGATGTTGTAGATACGCTTATAAGGAGTTCAACCTCAGAAACATTAAGGTTTCAAGGCGTGAATTTGGCAGGCGCTGATCTAAGCAAACTGGATCTTAGatcaatcaattttaaatatgctAACATGCAGCGTTGTAATTTAACAGGGGCAAATCTCAGTTGGTGCTGCTTGGAGAGAGCTGACCTGTCACATGCAATTTTGGATAATGCTCAACTTTTAG GGGTACGAGGACTTAGAGCAATAATGGAAGGCGCCTCCATGAAAAACTGTAACTTTAAAGACCCTGCTGGTATAAGAACCAATCTGGAAGGAGTTAATCTTAAgggagcttgtctagaggacaGTGATATGGGGAGTGTAAATCTTCGAATtgcaaattgcaaaaatgcaaatttgaaaaactgtgATTTAAGGGCTGCCGTTCTTGCAGGAGCTGATTTGGAG AACTGTGATTTATCAGGTAGTGATTTACATGAAGCCAATTTACGAGGAGCTAATTTAAAAGATGCCGCATTTGAGTTAATGCTCACGCCATTGCACATGAGTCAGACCATccgataa
- the Ciao1 gene encoding probable cytosolic iron-sulfur protein assembly protein Ciao1, giving the protein MVKLELNQTVKKDSGRVWNVSWHPKGDALASCGEDKTIRIWAKDLLGKWSNKVVLTDGHKRTIRQVAWSPCGNFLASASFDATICIWDKQGGDFECNATLEGHENEVKSVAWSKSGHFLATCSRDKSVWVWEVAEENEYDCAAVLNAHSQDVKKVAWHPNKDVLASASYDDTIKFFKEDLSDGDWVCCGTLIGHDSTVWSISFEGNGARLASSSDDGTVKIWKEYLPGNAEGVATVDGDPMWKCVCTISGYHSRTIYDIDWCPNTGLIATACGDDTIRIFKEAQDSDSNAPTFNLLCSVEKAHNQDVNCVAWNPVQKGVLASCSDDGEVKFWTLVD; this is encoded by the exons ATGGTTAAATTAGAACTAAATCAAACTGTTAAGAAAGATTCAGGACGTGTGTGGAACGTTAGTTGGCATCCCAAAGGAGATGCCCTGGCTTCATGTGGAGAAGACAAGACCATTAGAATTTGGGCAAAGGACTTACTTGGCAAGTGGAGTAATAAGGTAGTACTTACTGATGGTCACAAGCGTACCATTCGACAAGTTGCATGGTCACCCTGTGGAAACTTTTTAG CTTCTGCTAGTTTTGATGCAACCATTTGTATTTGGGACAAACAAGGCGGCGATTTTGAATGTAACGCAACTTTAGAAGGACACGAAAATGAAGTCAAAAGTGTGGCCTGGTCGAAATCTGGTCACTTTCTTGCGACATGCAGTAGAGATAAATCTGTCTGGGTATGGGAAGTGGctgaagaaaatgaatatgATTGTGCTGCAGTTTTAAATGCGCATTCTCAAGACgtgaaaaag GTTGCCTGGCATCCAAATAAAGATGTTTTAGCATCTGCTTCATATGATGAcacaataaagttttttaaagagGATTTAAGTGATGGTGATTGGGTTTGTTGTGGTACTTTAATTGGACATGATTCGACAGTGTGGAGTATAAGTTTCGAAG GAAATGGTGCAAGATTAGCTTCTAGTAGTGATGATGGTACTGTGAAGATATGGAAAGAATATCTCCCAGGAAATGCAGAGGGAGTAGCAACAGTTGATGGTGATCCTATGTGGAAATGTGTCTGCACTATATCAGGATATCATTCGAGAACTATTTATGATATTGATTGGTGTCCAAACACTG GACTGATAGCTACAGCTTGTGGAGATGATACAATACGAATTTTCAAGGAAGCTCAAGATTCTGATTCCAACGCTCCTACATTTAATCTCTTGTGTAGTGTTGAAAAGGCGCACAACCAAGATGTGAACTGCGTCGCCTGGAATCCGGTTCAAAAAGGGGTTTTAGCATCATGTAGTGATGATGGTGAAGTGAAATTCTGGACACTAGTGGACTAA